The following coding sequences are from one Pocillopora verrucosa isolate sample1 chromosome 5, ASM3666991v2, whole genome shotgun sequence window:
- the LOC131783329 gene encoding F-box/LRR-repeat protein 15, which produces MADRQVISPNFFNLPWEDVVFPYIFPCFTIPQLFQLRKVCIFFREACDSYFSWQRTLDCSRISSRLTSNAFMLMTKSNSCLRTLVLKNCKSWLSDDVLVELLKRNTRLCELDLTACSSLTNLALFTLAEFNPDLKVLKLRECRWVSSDAITQLSLCCNSLQIIDLTGCWEVADSCVSSLASCCNGLQTVLLNDCYGISDNCVRIIANSCPQLKHLGLRGCWRVSNSAVKLIGEYCSLLSVLEVKDCRDISEVSLARLRVRGVQIDVEKTKWQRMAIGVNENREQMDWQFPLVNLNI; this is translated from the coding sequence ATGGCTGACAGGCAAGTCATTTCTCCAAATTTCTTCAATCTTCCCTGGGAAGACGTTGTTTTTCCGTATATATTTCCCTGTTTCACCATACCACAGTTATTTCAGCTTAGAaaagtatgcatattcttccgAGAGGCTTGTGATTCGTACTTCTCTTGGCAAAGAACTCTAGATTGTAGCCGGATTTCATCTCGCCTTACATCGAATGCTTTCATGTTAATGACTAAATCAAATTCTTGTTTACGAACGCTGGTCCTGAAGAACTGCAAAAGCTGGCTGAGCGATGACGTCTTGGTTGAATTATTAAAGCGAAATACTCGGCTATGCGAGCTTGATTTAACTGCTTGTTCGAGTTTGACAAATCTAGCACTCTTCACGTTAGCGGAGTTTAACCCGGATTTGAAAGTGTTAAAGTTACGCGAATGTCGTTGGGTATCATCCGACGCCATTACGCAGTTATCTTTATGCTGCAATTCTCTTCAGATCATTGATTTGACGGGCTGCTGGGAAGTCGCTGATTCATGTGTTTCCTCCCTAGCCTCGTGCTGCAATGGATTGCAAACTGTGCTTCTTAATGACTGTTATGGTATTAGCGATAATTGTGTTCGAATCATTGCAAACTCGTGTCCTCAGCTGAAACATCTCGGTTTACGAGGCTGTTGGCGAGTTTCCAATTCTGCTGTAAAACTGATCGGAGAATACTGCTCTTTACTCAGTGTTCTTGAAGTTAAGGATTGTCGAGATATTTCTGAAGTCAGTCTGGCCCGATTGAGGGTTCGCGGGGTGCAAATTGATGTCGAAAAAACCAAATGGCAACGAATGGCTATTGGCGTGAATGAAAATCGTGAACAAATGGATTGGCAATTTCCTCTAGTCAACCTTAATATCTAA